The genomic segment tgGAAGGACAAGTGATCATTCAAAAAGCAAAACCTCTCAAATGGAAGGATCACTCATGCACACACTTTCCACTTGGTTTGGATGCCTAACTTAAGAAAAATCCTATGCTAATTAGGCCTTAATAGAAACCTTaaacaaacctacactacatgaCTGAGTACAATGGCCTAAATATCCTACACTACTCTTCAATCCATGCTCCATGATGGCTCCAAAGGTGGTCCACAAGATAGAGTTGATACTATCTTCAAGAATGACTTTCACTCTCTTGAAAGTGTTTTGACCATGGCTAGAGGATATGCCATCGGTCTCATGCTTGGAacaatatttaaagaaaaggTTGTGTAATTATTCCTTCATCCTCTCTAACTTTACTCCTGAAGTTAGAAGATCATATCTTCTCATAGCAATATCCTAATGTTTCCAATTTCATCCTTGAGTCTAAAATTGCCGCAAATGTAAGTATAGTGTTATATTCATAGTGATATTTATCAAACTTCATATCATCATTCCAATCTTATCTCTAATAacttgtaattttataaaatgataacaAGAAAACGCAAATTTATTGTACTCTTTTCCATTTATCTTCAAAcgaataatatttgtaattctCATCAAGTAGGTGTAAACTTGCAAACACATGTTTAAGTGCACTTTAAAGCATAAAAGAAAGTTGAGTTTCATCTTATTATCAATCACTACTTTTTGAATCCCTACGAAGctttagaaaagaaaatcttcggtacaactttaaataaataatgagtttttaaaaatatcatattatttattaatattaaaaaaaataccatgttcagaattaattgacaatagttaaaaaggaaaaaataaatcataaaaaggtattttcattattattcaccATCATCCAGTAGATTGCCTATAGCTTGAACtctaatatatataaagaaagaataaataatgaatatacATTCACTtgcatataaaaaaatcatgttgcctttaattataaactaataatatatggtaagtttatgaaattttataataactcATCTTATACCCTAATCATGATTTCTAATAGACTAATAGAgaatattaaaacttttatgaATATAAGTAGAAGTCAATTAAAGTCTAAAAATGTAGTATAAGAAAAGGTAGcatgatattatattttctgCTAAAGTAGATGTAACATTTTAGACTTTTAAATGATGAAATGAATCCGCACAATAAATGTCACTTGCAATCAAACAAAGAGACCTATATAACCCATAAATTCTTGTACTTGACGGAGTTTGGAATATAATATTCAACTCATGACATACGACACAATgcaatcaaaatttcaaactaTTCTTTAATCTCACTTAAAGGCCAAAGTTAATTACGAGTTACCTTAATCCTACAAAGTGGATttgtaaagtaaaaatattactaaatgATTTGGAATTGTAATTGATATAAGATCTTTAATATACTTTGTGGTGTTGGAAATGAGACATTTCACatctgaaataaaatatttgcaattATTCCGATAAAAAGCAGACATAACAAAAATCAACAACAATTATTGAAATTTTCCCTATTACCATTTTAGAATGTGTTTGTTTAGAATGAAAGAAAgcaaaaatatagaaaaataaattaaaaacacaaaaaattgaggtacaaaaatgtaaaaaaataataataaataatacatacATAAAACTCTTTTtccaacaatatatatataaacaaaagttaTGTATTTGtaacaattaattatattttaagtattttatcaATTCGTTTCATATCTTATAttgcatatataataataaatatgtccCTTTATATCTCATTAGtatttattttctcattcaTACTTTACTTTactttctatttatttattttttctaattcaaattattttactttcttgtttttccaCTCTCACCtttcataattaaattcaaacaaataaaattatatttttatcaaaattttattcttaaaaaatgtgTCTCAAAGATTAAACTAAACTATCATTTATCTCAATTCTTAAGTTGTGTGTGACTTTTTGAACTCATCTGAAACAAAGAAATTTACATTAATCTATATTCTCTATATGTTAACAacatttatagaaaatttacaatttcgaaaatatatatttcattttctgtatatacagagagatagagagagagaaagtgagaggtGCTCCATTTCGTGGAAGCTGCAAAAGGCTGAATTGTTTGAATATGAAAATGGTTTTATTAGGTCTTCGTGTTGGACCATTCTGGCTCACAACAGTGGCGTGCTGAATATCAACCATGTATAAGTACTCATATTTCCCAACACAAAAACTTCAACCATCCTTCCACAAAATCTTCTTCACACAAGAGTAAAACACAAAACCAAAACTTATAAACTATTCTATATAGTGTTCAAGTTTATTGAAGATGGTTAGAGCTCCTTGTTGTGAGAAGATGGGATTGAAAAAGGGTCCTTGGACTCAAGACGAAGATCAAATCCTCATATCATACATCCAAAAACATGGCCATGGAAACTGGCGTGCGCTTCCAAAGCTTGCAGGTACTTCATCAATGTCTGACTGCtacaaaacagaagaaaaaaacagtcttttttatgaataattaacaTGCTTCCTTTCACCTTTTTGAATAACTAACTTGGTATTTCTTGGAcatgagtttataatatataaaggaATGCAAAAACATCAtcttattgttgtttgtttgatttattGTGTTATGTTATCTTTAGTTTTatgttcaaaatatatatatatatatatatatatatatatatatatatatatatatatatatatatatatatatatatatatatatatatatatatgattgtgtTAGGTTTTAAAATACGATTTTTAACATTGGAATGGTTTATATTGTACTTTTGAGATGATTTGTGATGTTGTGTTCATTGATCTTATTCTGGGTTGTCTGGTATTTTTATCAGGGCTATTGAGGTGTGGAAAGAGTTGCAGACTGAGATGGATTAACTACTTAAAACCTGATATCAAAAGAGGAAATTTCTcgagtgaagaagaagagattatCATCAAGATGCATGAGTTGCTGGGAAATAGGTAGgttcatctttcttcttcagatCAATGACATTAtggaacaataataataataattggttAGTAATCTGCGGAAATTACTATAATGTGTGATTCTGTTCATGAaagtgaatttgtttttttttttgttcttatcTCTTTCTTGCTTTCTTTGAAATGTAATCAAGATTTAGTGGTGGGGCAAACCACGTTAAAGTTGATtataaaatggaaaagaaacTGGGTCCATtccttaattattaattaatacaaGTGGAAAGCCATTCAATTTGATAGAAAATCAAGGATTGATAATGGATTTTTATCACTTAATTTAATATtcgtcaaaaataaaaaaaaaatactctaaaATGAATTTCATTGAATTTTCAAGCcatctttttagtttattttattaaatcattttaatatattagttCCTTTTAAAACATCGATTATCAAGACTCTTACAGTATGCTTTTTTACACCATATCTTAATGAAATACATAATATTTAAGTACAGATTTTAATCAATATggcttaatattattattattcaaaaaaCTAGTAAACATGTGCGTATGGTAGCAGGATTCTCTCACTGTGTGCCTTTCAAGAAACTTGTTATTACTTGGCATTTTTTTCAGATCACATGCAACTTCTAACATATCCTATGTTAAGACAAACCACATGcaaatacaaatacatatacatatatatatatatatatatatatatatatatatatatatatatatatatatatatatatatatatatatatataactattgtTTAGTCTGAAGCACTTTAACCTAGAAACTGAAACAAGAATCTGATGCAAAAGGTTAGCATATCTCAGAACATCATTAACATAAACCTTTGTTGTCAGGTGGTCAGCAATAGCAGCAAAACTACCAGGAAGAACTGACAATGAAATTAAGAATGTGTGGCACACTCATTTGAAGAAGAAGTTGCTGAATTCAGATAGCAAAAGGGTTGTTTCAAATCCAAAAATCAAACGATCTGATTCTAATTCCAGCACCCTAACATCATCCTCAGCATGCACTTCTTCCAGTGATTTTTCATCATTCagtgaagaaaacaaaagcacGAACAACAACAGCATGATCAAGAGTGAAGACACAGAGTCTGAGGAGACAACAATGCCTCCAATTGATGAAAGCTTTTGGTCAGAGGCAACAGTTGAAGATGAAAGCTCCACCATGATGATGCCATCAAATTCTTGGACAATTTCCAATGAACCACAATTTAATCATGTGGAAACTTTCCAACAACATAGTTTTGGTTATAATGGTTCAAACTTTGATGATGGCATGGATTTTTGGTATGACATATTCATCAGATCAGAAGAGTCAATAGAGTTGCCGGAGTTCTGATCAATTTATCATCAAAGGGTATCATTAAATTTGGTAGATAggaaaaagtaatttaaaaggAAGAATAATTATATTAGCAAATTATATCTGACTGTTACAAGGAATCCAGGGTATATTATTAAGAGCTAGAGTCATTCATTGCCAAAAAAAGTCTGTGTAAagggttaaaaaaattattatgttataatgtaatatatgcATAAAAAATGGGCAAAAATATGCAAACACTAACTTTGTTTTATGTATATTGTGCAGTACTAGAAAAAAGTTTGATTAGGTTAGGGCTATTCAAATTGTAATAGCAAAATATTGTGTGATGGagtattcaatttttttcactcTCTTCTTGTGTTTTGTTGTTTATGTCCTTTTTGTTTGGATTTATCTTTGAGAGCATCGCTTAAATTCACTATGtgaattattaaatttgaattggtCCAACGGATAATTGCAACTTGCAAGTTATTTTTGGCTGCTctgaaaagtaaattttgtcACCCATGGATGCTTAAAAAATCACTCGACCTTATTCTCTGTATCTTTCTCTGCTCAAATTGACAACTAACAAAACTttgaaatgacatttttttaattataaaatattttcttaaaatagatgaatttttattagtaaaagGATAAATTTGTTAacataaaagtgaaaaaataaatgcAAAACTGAAGtacaattaaaagaattttagtGATATCACGGTAACACATTAAACGAATCCCAACTCATATTTGgtagaaaaatattctttgacGTCTCTGAAGAAAATACGTTCACATAtgaattcattttaataatatttattagaagtttaaattaaaaaaaataaataaatactattatTACTAGTTACTAagtgagtttttattttattttatttggtgaTTCACCACCGTATTTAGTATAAGGTTAagttactatttattttaaatgaagcTGCATCAGTGAGTATAGTGATGGATCATAAGCTTAATTTCAtgataatttcatttaaaataagattaaagaGTTGAATATTTTTGCAGgcatatataatattgatatacCTAAGTTACAAAAAGGGTTCTTTTGttgtaaactcatttttttgtatctcttcaaaatcatcaaacCTACTTATAAAGcataaaaacaaggaaaataaaCAATTGAAAAATTCTCAAGATTTCTCTGAAGAGTTATATA from the Vigna angularis cultivar LongXiaoDou No.4 chromosome 3, ASM1680809v1, whole genome shotgun sequence genome contains:
- the LOC108325994 gene encoding transcription factor MYB4; translation: MVRAPCCEKMGLKKGPWTQDEDQILISYIQKHGHGNWRALPKLAGLLRCGKSCRLRWINYLKPDIKRGNFSSEEEEIIIKMHELLGNRWSAIAAKLPGRTDNEIKNVWHTHLKKKLLNSDSKRVVSNPKIKRSDSNSSTLTSSSACTSSSDFSSFSEENKSTNNNSMIKSEDTESEETTMPPIDESFWSEATVEDESSTMMMPSNSWTISNEPQFNHVETFQQHSFGYNGSNFDDGMDFWYDIFIRSEESIELPEF